GATGCTGGGTCTTGATATGTGTGTACACCGTCGCTGATAAGAGAGCACTGAAATTGGCCAATATGAAATTGTCTGAACTCTGCTTGCATTATCTTGCTCTACACGTATATTTTTCCCATTTGGTTGTTTAATTCTGCTTCTGAAAGTTTGCTCATTGAAAGCTTCATCGACCATGACTCTTTTGTGCTATTTATTGTGATAGCATTATCAGGACAAATGGAGACACAGCGCAGGCATGCAATGCATAAATCAGGGTGGGCTCTTCCAAGTGTAGCGTCAAATGCACCCGTTGGGCACGAGTGTTCACACAACTCGCACAATTGACACCCATTTTCTTTTCTTCTCGGCAGTGTATGAACTATTTTAAATCTCAATTTTTCAAAAGAGTCGAGTTGATTATCGGTAAAGTCACCTTTATCAAGGTGTGATAATATTTGTTGATCTTCTCCTGTAAATCGTTTGTACGTTAATTCAGTGTATTTCTTTGCAAGTTCAAATTCACGCTTATCAGGGCGATTCGGAAAAGCGTCCCACCCGCCATAATTGTAAGTATGTTTCCCTGGAAATTGAGCAGAAGAAACAAGAGTAAAATTTTTTCTTGTCAGTATTTCTGCAGTAGAGCCATGAGCAGGAAACACCATGAATCCACCGTAGGTAAAGAACATGCTGCATTTTATGCCATTCCCCTTGAGTGTCTCCAACCAGTCCCGCATGATTCTGGGAGCACGAAGTGAATGGACGGGAAATCCAAAAATAACAGCTTGATAGATGGATAGATCCCAATATCTTTCTCTTGTGTTTGGAGCTGTGACGTCATGTAGATCCACCTCTGCTCCCAACTTTTCCAATTCTTTTTTAATCACAGCGGCCAGAGTTCGCGTGTTATTTGTTGCTGAAAAGAACATGATTGCGATACGCATGAGATCCTCACTTTTTTTGTTAGGTATACGAACAAAAAGTTTAAAAAAATCAGGAAAGGTCGGGAGTACTTCTTTCAAACCCAGTCAATTCGTTGAAAGTTCGTGTAAACAATGCAATTTTTCGAGAAGCATCTTCACCAAAATACTGTCGAAATTCTTCATACATTTTCGCATGATGAAATTCATGGTGGTGCTCAGCTTTCTTACCGGTCTCTGTAAGACGTAGTTCTACAGCCTTTTGATCTATGGGGTTTTTTCTTTTTTCCACGAAACCTTTTTGGATAAGCTTTCGGATACGCTCTGAAAGCGTTGCCTTTGAAATTTCCAATTGTTCGGCGAGTTGTGTTAATCCAACACCTTCATTTTGGCCGATGGCTACAACTGTATGAATTTCAGCTGGATAAAGTCGATATGGAGTGCCGAAAGACACGCCACCGGCATGCCGCTCGTTTACGGTGTCAACAAACTTCATTAATACTTCCAACATTTGCTCAAACTGTTCTCGTTCGGTTTTCATGATTGTTTTGTAAGGATACCTAACTATCATGTCAAGTAGATGGCTCTGGTTCTCCCTCAAAGACGGGGCAGGGGCAGGAGTCAAGCAAGTGGAGAAAGAGAAGAGCGTGGTAGTATCAAGAACAAATTGAAGGCATTAGTGTAGAGGAAGGTCTTAAAAAAGAAAAGATCAGCTTTTTGAAGCTGATCTTTTCTAAGAAATTTATGGGGTGACTGATGGGACTTGAACGCATCATTTTGAATGTTTTACCATGTTTAATTATGTTGAATTATCATTGATAAACAGTATGTTATATTGTTTTCATGAACACTGTTCATTGGAGCGTTCAAAATGGCGACCAAATATCAACGCGCACACCCCGTGAAATGGCCCGGCGTCTACCAATATGAGATGACCAGCCGGGAGTATATGGGCAAGCCTGATTTATGCTTTGTCATTTCCTACAAGGTGGACGGCAAAAAATCTGGGAAAAGATCGGCCTGAAGTCTGAAGGCTATACGCCCCAGGTGGCCGCAGAGGTCCGTGGAGAACGAGTGAAGACCGCCCGGCACGGCGAGAACGTGAAGACCCAAAAAGAAATCCGTCAGGAAAAGGCCCAGCATGACAGGACGGTTGATGAAGTAGCCGACGCCTATTTCGAGGCCAAGGGGCCGAAGATGAAAGGACGCGGCGCCCAAATTGACCGATACCGCTTCGACAAGCATGTCTCCCCCATTCTCGGGAAACGCCCCGCAAGTTCCCTCTCCCGCCTGGACCTCGCCAGGATCGAGCAAGGCATGAAAAGTCTGTCCACGGCTTCCATATGGGGCGCCTTGGAAATCCTGCGCCGCATTCTGAACCATGGCGGGCAGCACGGTCTTTGCCCTCCGCTCCCCTTCAAAATCAAGCTCCCGAAGAAAAATAATGAGGTGACGGAATACCTTGAACCGGACGACTTGCAGCGCCTTCTGCAAGTCCTGGATTCCTGGCCGTCCCAGGACGTGGCCCGAATGCTGCGGCTGTCCATGTACACCGGAATGCGCCGGGGGGAAGTCTTCGCCCTCAAGGACGCGGACGTGGACTTTCAGCAAGGATTCATCGCCCTGCGCGGCGTGGACGAGAGAGGCCCCAAAGGAGGCGTCACCGCCTACGTCCCCATGTCGGATACCGTGCGGCAAATCATCGTGGATCAACTCGAATGGCGTGACGAAAAACACCTTGGTTCGCCCTACGTCTTTCCAGGAAAAGGCGGAAGGCTGCGCTTTGACTGCACGGCCGTTTACCGGATCAAGAAAGCGGCGAAGCTCCCGAAGAGCTTCCGCATGTTTCATGGTCTGCGGCACCATTTCGCCGTCACCCTGGCGAACTCCGGGGAAGTCTCCCTTGATATGATCGGGGAGCTTCTGACGCACAAAGACACGAAGACAAACCGCCGTTATGCCAAGTTCCTCCCGGACACGAAAAAGGAGGCCGCGAACCGGGCAGCGGAAATGCTGGAAAAGCAGGCAAAAGCGGAAACGTCCGCCAGAAGGGATAAAAATAGCGTTAAGGCGGATTCCTGACTCTTGACTTTGTATTCCAATGGAGTACTTTTGTCATGTCCATACTCTTGACCGTGATTGAGACGCCGACCTTCCTCAAAGACGTAAAGCGCGCCGGTTTGCGCGAAGAGGAGCACCGCGAGCTTATCAACTTTTTGGCCGCTAATCCTTCCGCCGGTGTGCTCATGGAAGGAACCGGCGGCGTCCGCAAGGTACGCTTCGCCGGGGAAGGATCGGGCAAAAGCGGCGGGTATCGCGTGGTCTACTATTTCCACAACATGGATATGCCGCTTTTTGCCCTGGCGCTCTTCGCCAAAAACGAGAAGGCCAATTTGACCAAGGCGGAGAGAAACCAGTTGCGGGCTATCATGCCAGAGATCGTCAAGGCTTACCGGGAGGGCAAGCGACATGAAAAGTAACAGCCGCATTATCGACGGCGCCAGGGAAGCCCTTGCTATCGCCAGGGGGGAGAAGTCACCGGAGGAATACGCCGTCCATGTTCCTGAAGCGGTGGACGTGCGCCGCATCCGCACGAAGTTGAATATGACTCAGGCCGACTTTGCCCGGACATTTGGCTTCAAACTGGCGACCCTGCGCCATTGGGAACAAAAACAACGCACGCCGGAAGGCCCGGCTCGCGCCTATCTTATGGTCATTGACCGGGAACCGGAAGTTGTCCGCCGGGCCTTGCGCGAGGCGTCGTGAACGCCTTCTATAAAATGCTCTTGTAATCGTCGAAATTTCCAGGGCCTAGGCAGTGTCGTCACGAGATTGTTAGCCACCAAAAGAGACAGCGAATCTGAACAGCCGCGAGAAATGAAGTTGTCATTTTTGCGTAACGTGTA
Above is a genomic segment from Desulfovibrio inopinatus DSM 10711 containing:
- a CDS encoding EFR1 family ferrodoxin (N-terminal region resembles flavodoxins. C-terminal ferrodoxin region binds two 4Fe-4S clusters.), with the protein product MRIAIMFFSATNNTRTLAAVIKKELEKLGAEVDLHDVTAPNTRERYWDLSIYQAVIFGFPVHSLRAPRIMRDWLETLKGNGIKCSMFFTYGGFMVFPAHGSTAEILTRKNFTLVSSAQFPGKHTYNYGGWDAFPNRPDKREFELAKKYTELTYKRFTGEDQQILSHLDKGDFTDNQLDSFEKLRFKIVHTLPRRKENGCQLCELCEHSCPTGAFDATLGRAHPDLCIACLRCVSICPDNAITINSTKESWSMKLSMSKLSEAELNNQMGKIYV
- a CDS encoding MarR family winged helix-turn-helix transcriptional regulator codes for the protein MKTEREQFEQMLEVLMKFVDTVNERHAGGVSFGTPYRLYPAEIHTVVAIGQNEGVGLTQLAEQLEISKATLSERIRKLIQKGFVEKRKNPIDQKAVELRLTETGKKAEHHHEFHHAKMYEEFRQYFGEDASRKIALFTRTFNELTGFERSTPDLS
- a CDS encoding tyrosine-type recombinase/integrase, whose product is MLCHFLQGGRQKIWEKIGLKSEGYTPQVAAEVRGERVKTARHGENVKTQKEIRQEKAQHDRTVDEVADAYFEAKGPKMKGRGAQIDRYRFDKHVSPILGKRPASSLSRLDLARIEQGMKSLSTASIWGALEILRRILNHGGQHGLCPPLPFKIKLPKKNNEVTEYLEPDDLQRLLQVLDSWPSQDVARMLRLSMYTGMRRGEVFALKDADVDFQQGFIALRGVDERGPKGGVTAYVPMSDTVRQIIVDQLEWRDEKHLGSPYVFPGKGGRLRFDCTAVYRIKKAAKLPKSFRMFHGLRHHFAVTLANSGEVSLDMIGELLTHKDTKTNRRYAKFLPDTKKEAANRAAEMLEKQAKAETSARRDKNSVKADS
- a CDS encoding type II toxin-antitoxin system RelE/ParE family toxin, with the protein product MSILLTVIETPTFLKDVKRAGLREEEHRELINFLAANPSAGVLMEGTGGVRKVRFAGEGSGKSGGYRVVYYFHNMDMPLFALALFAKNEKANLTKAERNQLRAIMPEIVKAYREGKRHEK
- a CDS encoding helix-turn-helix domain-containing protein, producing the protein MKSNSRIIDGAREALAIARGEKSPEEYAVHVPEAVDVRRIRTKLNMTQADFARTFGFKLATLRHWEQKQRTPEGPARAYLMVIDREPEVVRRALREAS